A segment of the Leptolyngbya sp. NIES-3755 genome:
TCGATCAACAATTGGTGGTGCTGCTCATAGCGATCGCGCAATCCACGCAGAATCTCGATCGTTTCTTCAACGGTCGGTTCGCCTACCATCACAGGCTGGAATCGCCGTTCTAAAGCGGCATCTCGCTCAATATGCTGACGGTATTCATCCAACGTCGTTGCACCCAAGCATTGCAGCAACCCACGAGCCAGAGCAGGCTTCATAATATTTGCTGCATCCAGTCCGCCACCCGTCGAGCCAGCGCCTACGAGCGTATGAATTTCATCGATCACCAGGATGATATTGCCAGATTCTTGGACTTCATCCAGGATTTGTTTCATTCGTTCTTCAAACTCACCCCGGAAGCGGGTTCCAGCCAGCAAGCCACCCATATCAAGCATAAATACTTGCTTGTCTTGCAGCAAATCAGGAACCGCTTGATCGTAAATGCGCTGAGCCAATCCTTCCGCGATCGCAGTCTTACCGACTCCAGGTTCGCCCACTAAAACCGGATTGTTCTTGGTGCGGCGACCGAGAATTTGAATCACTCGATCGAGTTCCTTCTGCCGTCCGATCATCGGATCGAGCTTACCATCGGCAGCCATCTGAGTCAGATTCGTCCCAAACTCATTCAGTGCGGGAGTCTTCTTGTTATTGATCACTTTGCGTGGAGCAGGTTTTCCAGCAGCAACGGGTTCCTCTTGAGCGCGAGCCACTTGAGCGCGGATCTCATCTGCATTCAGCCCCAACTGGCTAAGAACCTTGATTGCCACGCCTTGGTTATCATCCACCAAGGACAACAGAATATGCTCCGATCGCACATAGCGCATCCCCATCAATTGGGCTTGTTGTAGCGCACGTTCGAGAATCTGGCGGGTCTTGGGCGTAAAGGGAAGTTCTCCAAACGACGAGCCAGATCCACGACCGACGATTTTTTCAACTTCTGAGCGTGCATTTTCTAGATTCGCACCCAGTTCATTCAGAACCGAGGCTGCGATCGTATCATCCTGTCTGAGTAAGCCCAGCAAAATTGCTTCTGTGCCCACGGAGTTTTGCCGAAGCTTACGAGCTTCTTCCTGGGCAAACATGATGGTCTCGATCGCCTGATCGGTGAAGTATTCAAACATCGGGCTTTCTCCACTATGCGAGGTCTGCGCTAATTCTCTGTAACGGAGTGCCAGCGACAGAGAGCAACGAACTATACTCAGTTGTAAACTTTCCTATAGTTCTTGACCCCACTCTAGCGGGGGAGTCTAACTCGCAACGAGGGAGGATAACCGTCAAAAAAATGGGGCAACCGTACTAAGCGCGATCGTCTTCGGTTTGCTCAGTTTCATCAACCTCGTTCATGCCTTCTTTGAAGTTGCGAAGGGTCTTTCCGAAGGCTCCACCGAGTTCAGGAATCTTTTTGGGTCCAAACACTAAAAGAGCGACTAGACAAACGACTCCAATTTCGACCCATCCCAAATTAAACATATCGTGTCTCTCCGATGCGATGTTCTTAATGTAGCGGTTTCGGGGACGAGTTTCACAGGCTTAAACCAATGGAAAAGATACAGTAAACGTTGTGCCTTGATTTTCGCCTGCACTTTCGACCTCGATCGAGCCTTTGTGTAGTTCGACCAATTGACGCACGATCGCGAGTCCTAATCCCAATCCTTCTTCTGTAGAGTGAACTTGACGAAAGCGATCGAAGACCTGCGGCAGAAAATCTTCTCGAATTCCGATTCCGGTATCCGTGACTTTAATCTGCGCTGTGGAATCGTTGCTTGTCAGTTGCACGGTAACTTTTCCACCTTCAGGCGTGAACTTGATGGCATTGGTTAATAGATTGAGGAAAATTTGCTGTAACCGTTTCGGATCGCCAGAGATAGCGGCATCGAGATCCATCGCATTGAAATCGAGTTGAAGCTGTTTCGATTCGGCAGAGGGTTTTACACCTTCGATCGCGGCTGAAATCACAGCATATAAATTGACCGACATGAGTTTCAGCGTCAATCGTCCCCGAATAATTCGAGAGACATCCAGCAAATCTTCGATCAGTTGCGATTGCGATTCGGCATTACGCTCGATCGTTTCTAAAGCTCGATCGACGGATTCTGGATCGAGATTTCGAGTTCGGAGCAGTTTCGACCAGCCTAAAATTGCATTCAGCGGCGTTTTCAATTCGTGAGTCACGACCGCGAGAAATTCGTCTTTACTTTGATTGGCAGTTTCGGCTTCGACTCGTGCAGCTTGTTCTTGTTTGAGTAACCTCGATCGACGAAATTCTTGCTGTTTCGTTTCTGTAATATCTTGTGTGACTCCTCGCATTCGGATGGGTGTTCCTTGCACGTTGCGTTCGATATATCCTTTGCAACTCAGCCAGCGAATTTCTCCGGTCGGTTTGACGATGCGATATTCATTCTGTAGCTCAGAGCCAGATGCTAACGCTTCAGAAAGTTGAGATTGGGCACGATTGCGATCGCGAGGATGGATCGCCGCTTCCCAGTCTTCTAACTTGGTTGGACAATCTTTGGGATCGAGTCCGACCAGTTCAGCATAGTTCGGCGACCAAGACAAAGCTCCCGTGACTAAATCCCATTCCCATGCGCCCATCTGAGCCGCTTCGAGGGCGAGTCTTAATCGATCTTCGCTCTGTTTGAGTGCAATTTGGCTTTGATGTAATTGTTGAACGAGATGATGCTCTGTTGTGGCGTATCGCAAAATTGAACTCTGTAAAGTGTGATCTAGAAGTTCCGGTGTGATCTTGTCGTTCAAGATGTAATCTTTCGCACCGAGTTGGATGAATTGATGTGCGATCGACACGGATGGCACAATCACCACGATCGGCAAGTACGGTTCAAGCTTAGAAAGCAATTCGGTTCCAGAAATATCGAAAAGATCTGGATTGAGCAAAACGACGTGGGGACTGGAACTTTCGCAGAAATTCTCACAGATTTTCAGAGCAGAACTGCCAGACTCGGCGTACAGCACTTTGTAATCTATCTCCATCGAGTGAGATAAATACTGCTGATAGGTTTGTCGGTTCACGGGGGAGCGATCGACAATCAGAATTGTACGTTGCTGCTTCATATCACTCTGTCAGGGAATAGAACCTACGAGGAAGACGCAGAGATGGATTTCACACTTGCTACGAACACGAACTTTAAGATTAGAAGCTATTACACCCTAAGACATATCACTCTGCTTCATTCTGAGAAGTAATGTCAACTAATATAAGATTTTGTGATGATGTTTCACGATCGTGAATGCTGCTCGTTTGAAGCGAGTTTTTGATCGTAATGCTACTGAGTTTCGTCAATACTAATGTGCGATTTGTGACAAAAAAGATCTCCGATCGCGAAAAGAACCGGAGATCGTTGGCTTCTCGGAATTGCTCTAATGTCCTGCCTTCGCTGTGTCGTCGTCACCTTGCGTCGATGAGCCACTTTCGGTTTGAGGAATTATAGTTTTTCCAGTATTACCTCGACTGTAATATCCCCATTTCCAATCTTCGACTTCTGGCATATCTTTTCCGTGTTCCACAATATAACGTTTGTGTTCCGTCAATTTATCTCGTGCGATTTGTTTGACATAAGCCCCTTTCGTTAACAGCTTAGGAACTCGATCGATCACATCCATCGCTAAATGAAATCGATCCAAATCATTCAGCACAACCATATCAAAGGGCGTAGTCGTTGTCCCTTCTTCTTTGTAACCGCGTACATGCAGATTCTCGTGATTCGTGCGGCGGTAGGTGAGACGGTGAACTAACCACGGATAACCATGAAACGCGAAAATGATCGGCTTATCGGTTGTAAAGATCGAATCAAAATCTCGATCGGATAATCCATGTGGATGTTCTTTTGGCGGTTGTAAGGTCATTAAGTCCACCACATTCACCACTCGAACTTTCAAATCTGGGAAGTGGTAACGCAGAAAGTCCACTGCTGCAAGGGTTTCAAGCGTTGGAACATCACCTGCACAAGCCAGTACTACATCTGGATCAGTGCCTCGATCGTTACTCGCCCATTCCCAAATTCCAATTCCAGCGGTGCAATGTGCGATCGCGCTTTCCATATCTAACCATTGCAACTGAGGCTGTTTTCCAGCAATGATCACATTCACATAGTGCCGACTCCGCAAACAATGATCAGCAACCGATAGTAACGTATTCGCATCCGGTGGCAGATATACCCGAACCACGCTGGGTTTCTTATTTAGAACCACATCAATGAAGCCTGGATCTTGGTGCGTAAAACCATTGTGATCTTGTCGCCAAACGTGCGAAGTCAGTAAATAGTTCATTGATGCGATCGATCTTCTCCAAGGAATGTGACGACAAGCCTCTAACCATTTCGCGTGTTGGTTAAACATCGAATCGACGATGTGAATAAAGGCTTCATAACACGAGAAAAATCCATGTCGTCCGGTGAGCAAATAGCCCTCTAACCAACCTTGGCAAAGATGTTCGCTCAAGACTTCCATCACCCGACCATCGAGCGAAATATGATCATCGTTCGGCAAAATCTCGCCTGTGAAGATGCGATCGGTGGCTTCTAAAACTGCATTCAATCGGTTGGAATTGTTCTCGTCTGGCGACATCACTCGGAAATTGTGATTCTCTGCATTCAGTCGCATCACATCGCGTAAGAACTGACCGAGTACTCGTGTTGATTCGGTTTCAACCTGTCCTGGATTGTCAACCGGAACTGCAAAATCCTCGAACTCTGGCATTTTCAGCGCTTTGAGCAACACACCACCATTTGCATGGGGATTGGCTCCCATTCTGCGATCGCCTTTCGGAGCGAGTTCTGCCAATTCTGAAATCAGTTTACCTTTCTCATCGAACAATTCTTCTGGCTTATAGCTTCTCATCCATTCTTCGAGCATTCGCAAGTGATCGGGCTTGCTTGCCATCTCAGACAGCGGAACTTGGTGCGCTCGGAACGTATTTTCAATCTGCACACCATCGACCACTTTGGGTCCCGTCCATCCTTTCGGAGTTCTGAGAATTATCATCGGAAACTGCGGACGTTCCTTAAATCCGTGTGTTCTCGCTTCTCGTTGAATCCCGTGGATTTCTTGGACAATTTCATCCAGCGTCGCTGCCATTAACTGGTGCATCGTTTCCGGATCATCCCCTTCGACAAAATAAGGCTTGTAGCCGTAACCGACGAAAAGATGCTCTAATTCTCGATCGCTTAACCTTGCCAAAACGGTCGGATTTGCAATCTTGTATCCGTTCAAATGCAGAATGGGCAACACCGCCCCATCACGAGCGGGATTGATGAATTTATTCGAGTGCCAACTGGTGGCTAGAGCGCCCGTTTCGGCTTCTCCATCTCCAACGACACAGCAAACGAACAGATCGGGATTATCGAATGCGGCTCCATAAGCATGAGCGATCGAATACCCCAATTCGCCGCCTTCATGAATTGATCCGGGCGTTTCCGGTGCAGCATGGCTTGGAATTCCACCGGGATAAGAGAACTGTGTGAATAGCTTGTCTAGTCCTTCTTCGTCTTGTGTGATGTGTGGGTAAAACTCGGTGTAAGTCCCTTCTAAATAAGTATTCGCAACCATTCCAGGTCCACCATGTCCGGGTCCTGCAATGTAGATCGAATTCAAGTCATACCGCTGAATCAAGCGATTGAAATGCACATAGATGAAATTCAAACCGGGAGTCGTGCCCCAATGTCCGAGCAAGCGAGGTTTGACCTGTTCAATCTTTAAAGGTTCTTTGAGTAAAGGATTGTCTCTTAAATAGATTTGTCCAACTGACAGATAGTTCGCAGCACACCAATAGGCATTCATCTTACGCAATTCGTCCGGACTCAACGGAGTCTTAGCAGGAGCGGAGTTTGCAACTGTCATGAGAATGATTGGATAACGGGTTGGCGACTTAGTTTGGAAGATTCTCTATATTTTCATCTCTATCAGAGGATGGAAATCGAACCCGTTGGCAAATTTAAAGATTTGCTGCCCTTCAGAAGAACGCTCCTAAACTGGAGGAGTACCGAGTGAAGCTGTTAAAAGGACACTTCGATCGCTGTTTGTTATTGCGTTGGTGAGACATGAGCTTATCTGCCTATCCATTTCCGCCTCAAGCCGATTTGACGCAATTTCCCGAATTGTTGCGCGATCGATATCAGATGAGTCGACTGCTCGGTCGGGGTGGCTTTGGTGTGACCTATTTGGCACGAGATGTTCGTCTGCCTGGAAGTCCGCGCTGTGTGATTAAGCAACTCTGCCCCAAGGTTCAAGATCCGTCTGCACTGAAAAAAGCTCGTCAGCGATTTGAACAAGAAGCGAGAGCTTTAGCGAAACTCGGTAGCCATTCGCAAATTCCGCAATTATTGGACTATTTTGAGCTTGACGGCGAGTTCTATTTGGCACAAGAATTCATTCGCGGTCGAACCCTGGCTCAAGATGTACATAAATTTGGAGTCTGGACAGAAGCGACCGTGAAACAGTTTCTCAAAGAATTTCTGCCTCTGCTGCAATATGTTCACAAACAGCGAGTGATTCACCGCGATATCAAACCCTCCAATATTGTGCGCTGTAAAGATGATGGACGCTGGGTTTTAATCGATTTTGGAGCGGTAAAAGAACGAGTTGCCTTTTCTGATCCGCATTCTCGATCGATGGCTACACATTTTGTCGGGACGATCGGATTTGCCCCGATCGAACAGGTTGCGATGCGTCCAACTTATGCCAGTGATATTTACGCGCTCGGTGTGACTTGCTTGTATCTGTTATCCGGTCGCGTTCCCAAAGAGCATGACTACGATCCTTACACGGGCGAGTTGTTGTGGCAGAATTTGGTGAATGTCAGTGATTATTTTGGGCGAATTCTCGACAAGATGTTGAAGGCAAACACGCATGATCGATTTAAATCGGCTGATGATGTGTTTCGGGCATTGGAACTTGAAGCGCATTTAGAGACATTGCGTCCTTGTCTCAGCAATCATCCGCTATCTCAAGCTGAATCGATTCCAGGCAATGATGAATTTATTTCGCCCCTAGTTAGAACGGCAATGGCGATTCGAGCATGGCAAGCTAGACTGGCGGCACGACAAGCGAAAGATCAATCGAATTTCTAAATCATGCAACATCGATCGCTAAAATTTATCCGATCGCTCGGTCTCAGATTTTGGTTATTGCTGCCCGTTCTAGGTGCATTCGCTTGGATTGTCAGCGGATGGGCAACCGATTGGATGCTAACCCGATCGAGCCTTTCCGATAAAGCTTTCGTGCTCGAATCCTCTGCGGATTCTGCTGTTGTCGTCGTGCGATCGATTGATGTGGCAATTCAAGAGCAAGGCGCGATCGTCACGGTTCTCACTCGCAATCAACCGTTGAGCAAATTAGAATTTCGCTTTCCTTATACGGATTCAGACAAGATTGAACGATCGATTGCTCAAGTTTTGGGATTATCGCGATCGCAAGTCAATCAAGTAACTCGCTACAACAGGCTAAAATGAGAAACTGTTCGCATTGAAATCCGTGTCATGACTCAAACCGTCGAAACCTTTTTTGAAGAGGGACTGGAGCGCTATAAAGCTGGAGAAGCCCCAGAAACTTTGATTCCAGTGTTTAAAGAAATCTGTGATCGATCGCGCAAAACGGGGTCAGCTTGGACTTGTTTAGCTTGGCTCTATTTATTAGCAGATAAGCCTGCTCTGGCACTTCCCGCTGCACAAAAAGCGGTGAAACTGGTTCCCCAAGATGCCCAAGCTCGAATTAATCTCGTTCTTGCGATGCTGGATCTGTCGAAACCGGGAGTTAGAACGCATATCGAAATGGCACAGCAGTTAACGTTTGCGGTCGAAGAATTGCGCGATGAAGTTCAGCAAAATATCGAAGATGGACTGGCAAGAAAACCAGATTGGAAAAGTCTACAAAAAGTGAAAGCATGGCTCTTTGAGTCCTAAGAATTGCTTCATTTTTGTTTACATTTTCTCAGAGCTAGAGCGTTTTTCTGGCTCTTTTTTATTCAGAAGTCCGACGTATGAAGGTTGCGTAATCCAATTCGCCATCTACGCTACAAAATTGTTGCAATTGGATGCACAAACCCATCGACTTTATTTATATCTTGCAATACAAACTTAAATAATTTAATCATCATTTTAGAAAGGGAATGATACTATTTGAAAACTAGGATAGATTCCTAAATTTCTAACAGTCTTTTCGTCACTTATAACCGCAAGAACGAGCTTTTGTACAGCTTAGTTCGCAGCATTCAACGAGCTAAAACCTGAGTTTTCTTGGGACACTTTCGCTTGCTGGAAATCAGTGTCGATCGACGATTTTTGTAACTTAAGGAGCGGATTACTATGTCTATCGATCGTGTCGGAGTCAAACCTGGAACCCGCAATCACAAAGGCTATTTTGTGCAACACGCATCAGGCTATCAACTCGTTGAGATGCACCAATCGGGCTGGGCGGTCATCTGTCTGAATGATGCCGTTTGCCACTATGTCGATCCTGAGAATCTGCAAAT
Coding sequences within it:
- a CDS encoding hypothetical protein (hypothetical protein S7335_1402;~similar to AA sequence:cyanobase_aa:LBDG_18720) codes for the protein MSIDRVGVKPGTRNHKGYFVQHASGYQLVEMHQSGWAVICLNDAVCHYVDPENLQISREKDFPSVHEL
- a CDS encoding hypothetical protein (hypothetical protein Npun_F0502;~similar to AA sequence:cyanobase_aa:LBDG_18710) → MTQTVETFFEEGLERYKAGEAPETLIPVFKEICDRSRKTGSAWTCLAWLYLLADKPALALPAAQKAVKLVPQDAQARINLVLAMLDLSKPGVRTHIEMAQQLTFAVEELRDEVQQNIEDGLARKPDWKSLQKVKAWLFES
- a CDS encoding phosphoketolase (similar to AA sequence:cyanobase_aa:LBDG_41120) — translated: MTVANSAPAKTPLSPDELRKMNAYWCAANYLSVGQIYLRDNPLLKEPLKIEQVKPRLLGHWGTTPGLNFIYVHFNRLIQRYDLNSIYIAGPGHGGPGMVANTYLEGTYTEFYPHITQDEEGLDKLFTQFSYPGGIPSHAAPETPGSIHEGGELGYSIAHAYGAAFDNPDLFVCCVVGDGEAETGALATSWHSNKFINPARDGAVLPILHLNGYKIANPTVLARLSDRELEHLFVGYGYKPYFVEGDDPETMHQLMAATLDEIVQEIHGIQREARTHGFKERPQFPMIILRTPKGWTGPKVVDGVQIENTFRAHQVPLSEMASKPDHLRMLEEWMRSYKPEELFDEKGKLISELAELAPKGDRRMGANPHANGGVLLKALKMPEFEDFAVPVDNPGQVETESTRVLGQFLRDVMRLNAENHNFRVMSPDENNSNRLNAVLEATDRIFTGEILPNDDHISLDGRVMEVLSEHLCQGWLEGYLLTGRHGFFSCYEAFIHIVDSMFNQHAKWLEACRHIPWRRSIASMNYLLTSHVWRQDHNGFTHQDPGFIDVVLNKKPSVVRVYLPPDANTLLSVADHCLRSRHYVNVIIAGKQPQLQWLDMESAIAHCTAGIGIWEWASNDRGTDPDVVLACAGDVPTLETLAAVDFLRYHFPDLKVRVVNVVDLMTLQPPKEHPHGLSDRDFDSIFTTDKPIIFAFHGYPWLVHRLTYRRTNHENLHVRGYKEEGTTTTPFDMVVLNDLDRFHLAMDVIDRVPKLLTKGAYVKQIARDKLTEHKRYIVEHGKDMPEVEDWKWGYYSRGNTGKTIIPQTESGSSTQGDDDTAKAGH
- a CDS encoding two-component hybrid sensor and regulator (similar to AA sequence:cyanobase_aa:LBDG_00790) — encoded protein: MKQQRTILIVDRSPVNRQTYQQYLSHSMEIDYKVLYAESGSSALKICENFCESSSPHVVLLNPDLFDISGTELLSKLEPYLPIVVIVPSVSIAHQFIQLGAKDYILNDKITPELLDHTLQSSILRYATTEHHLVQQLHQSQIALKQSEDRLRLALEAAQMGAWEWDLVTGALSWSPNYAELVGLDPKDCPTKLEDWEAAIHPRDRNRAQSQLSEALASGSELQNEYRIVKPTGEIRWLSCKGYIERNVQGTPIRMRGVTQDITETKQQEFRRSRLLKQEQAARVEAETANQSKDEFLAVVTHELKTPLNAILGWSKLLRTRNLDPESVDRALETIERNAESQSQLIEDLLDVSRIIRGRLTLKLMSVNLYAVISAAIEGVKPSAESKQLQLDFNAMDLDAAISGDPKRLQQIFLNLLTNAIKFTPEGGKVTVQLTSNDSTAQIKVTDTGIGIREDFLPQVFDRFRQVHSTEEGLGLGLAIVRQLVELHKGSIEVESAGENQGTTFTVSFPLV
- a CDS encoding serine/threonine protein kinase (similar to AA sequence:cyanobase_aa:LBDG_01110), coding for MSLSAYPFPPQADLTQFPELLRDRYQMSRLLGRGGFGVTYLARDVRLPGSPRCVIKQLCPKVQDPSALKKARQRFEQEARALAKLGSHSQIPQLLDYFELDGEFYLAQEFIRGRTLAQDVHKFGVWTEATVKQFLKEFLPLLQYVHKQRVIHRDIKPSNIVRCKDDGRWVLIDFGAVKERVAFSDPHSRSMATHFVGTIGFAPIEQVAMRPTYASDIYALGVTCLYLLSGRVPKEHDYDPYTGELLWQNLVNVSDYFGRILDKMLKANTHDRFKSADDVFRALELEAHLETLRPCLSNHPLSQAESIPGNDEFISPLVRTAMAIRAWQARLAARQAKDQSNF
- a CDS encoding hypothetical protein (similar to AA sequence:cyanobase_aa:CYB_2724) → MQHRSLKFIRSLGLRFWLLLPVLGAFAWIVSGWATDWMLTRSSLSDKAFVLESSADSAVVVVRSIDVAIQEQGAIVTVLTRNQPLSKLEFRFPYTDSDKIERSIAQVLGLSRSQVNQVTRYNRLK
- a CDS encoding Sec-independent protein translocase protein tatA/E-like protein (similar to AA sequence:cyanobase_aa:LBDG_02580) yields the protein MFNLGWVEIGVVCLVALLVFGPKKIPELGGAFGKTLRNFKEGMNEVDETEQTEDDRA